In the Gasterosteus aculeatus chromosome X, fGasAcu3.hap1.1, whole genome shotgun sequence genome, one interval contains:
- the rassf10a gene encoding ras association domain-containing protein 10 — MESEEGKISVWVCREEKLVSGLTKRTTCADVVRVLLEDQNLQQGASAAMLSGSPQSYCVVEKWRGFERILPNKTKVLRLWGAWGDEQENVRFVLVKNEASLPNNGPRSAEARVVQSRESGSPGGGLKGTARTCWTAAATAANLSQEKQRRIVRKAFRKLDKMNKKKEQTVSKDKGSAEKMETLVHLVISQDHTIRQQLQRIKELDREIERYEAKVHFDRIKRHGVNYVQDTYMVDSFSSSSSSETPAPSDCKRQDARPTAEAVAQFQDYARRCEEVVRLQEELTEREALVECITGEIQEELNRRWMKRRRSEREADAAKDAGGITEEMRAAVTSAAPAAGPDVESFSEDEFTLEEERIKTQLDTSLYIGLRLKTDMDAIRGDLDLSMALWETRESELLDLLAKVETMEIEQADSTLKGEGGGEPGPAGAEAKLASADKSSVWANQARSLSKACNTNDDDSDTGLSSMHSQDSDNPPVCESLV, encoded by the coding sequence ATGGAGTCGGAGGAGGGAAAGATCTCCGTGTGGGTCTGCCGGGAGGAGAAGCTTGTCTCCGGGCTCACGAAGCGCACCACCTGCGCCGACGTGGTCAGAGTCCTGCTGGAAGACCAGAACTTGCAGCAGGGCGCCTCGGCAGCAATGCTGTCCGGCTCCCCGCAGTCCTACTGCGTGGTAGAGAAATGGAGGGGCTTCGAGAGGATTTTGCCCAACAAGACCAAAGTCCTCCGGCTGTGGGGCGCCTGGGGGGACGAGCAGGAGAACGTGCGCTTCGTCCTGGTGAAAAACGAGGCTTCGCTGCCCAACAACGGGCCACGCAGCGCCGAGGCCCGGGTGGTCCAAAGCCGGGAGAGCGGCAGCCCAGGCGGCGGGCTGAAGGGCACCGCCAGGACCTGCTGGACCGCCGCGGCCACAGCCGCCAACCTGTCCCAGGAGAAACAGAGGCGGATTGTCAGAAAGGCTTTCAGGAAGTTGGATaagatgaacaaaaaaaaagagcagactgTTTCTAAAGATAAGGGCTCCGCAGAGAAGATGGAGACGCTGGTTCACCTGGTGATCTCCCAGGACCACACCATCCGCCAGCAGCTCCAGAGGATCAAGGAGCTGGACCGGGAGATCGAGCGGTACGAGGCCAAAGTGCACTTCGACCGCATCAAGAGACACGGGGTGAACTATGTGCAGGACACATACATGGTggactccttctcctcctcctcctcttcggagACTCCCGCTCCCTCGGACTGTAAGCGGCAGGACGCGCGGCCCACGGCGGAGGCGGTCGCGCAGTTCCAGGACTACGCGCGCCGCTGCGAGGAGGTGGtgcggctgcaggaggagctgacggAGCGCGAAGCGCTCGTGGAGTGCATCACCGGAGAGATCCAAGAGGAGCTCAACCGGCGATGGATGAAGAGGCGACGCAGCGAGAGGGAGGCGGACGCAGCGAAGGACGCCGGTGGAATCACGGAGGAGATGCGTGCGGCTGTGACTTCCGCCGCCCCAGCTGCAGGGCCAGATGTGGAGAGCTTTTCCGAAGACGAGTTCAcgctggaagaggagaggatCAAAACGCAGCTGGACACCAGTCTCTACATCGGCCTACGGCTGAAGACGGACATGGACGCCATCAGGGGTGACCTGGACCTGAGCATGGCCCTCTGGGAGACCAGAGAGAGTGAACTTCTGGACCTTCTGGCCAAAGTGGAGACCATGGAGATTGAGCAGGCGGACAGCACCCTGAAAGGCGAGGGCGGGGGAGAGCCAGGCCCGGCGGGTGCCGAGGCCAAGCTGGCGTCCGCGGATAAGAGCAGCGTCTGGGCGAACCAGGCCAGGAGTCTATCCAAGGCCTGCAACACCAATGACGATGACTCGGACACGGGCTTGAGCTCCATGCACAGCCAGGACTCCGACAACCCGCCCGTGTGTGAGTCGCTGGTGTAG